In Flavivirga abyssicola, the following are encoded in one genomic region:
- a CDS encoding polymorphic toxin type 23 domain-containing protein: protein MKQKHLILSLIFFHSLYCVAQNDFYSTNSDFQFGIGAKVNIEFSHKFSPAFKVSLTGGVGYNTDRIRIFPSIHTGILFFNKGSVGADQSKKWYRIQSHFYTSAQLTGQLDKRDFDFALRSVPLYHFSEFNANPLQNPYKSSISYGANWIFVQNKKSQRTGFFNLNIAGRAQISYYNDGGPILKIAGDKRDRYYTGGVIISYHGNNEDQINLIELSYHKYTGYQEYAFDVADKLQIDFLNYNDENQFSYNQQRWKLNISNIKNGFGGSISLYNRNSIDLQDFLHFNTNVPYHPDYYRGYRWMFGGRYEYNQIILSQ from the coding sequence ATGAAACAGAAACATCTAATTTTGTCCTTAATATTCTTTCATTCATTATACTGTGTAGCACAAAACGATTTTTACAGTACAAATTCTGATTTTCAATTTGGCATAGGTGCTAAAGTAAATATAGAGTTCAGCCATAAATTTAGTCCTGCGTTCAAAGTTAGTCTAACAGGTGGTGTAGGATATAATACAGATAGAATAAGAATATTTCCTTCAATCCATACAGGGATTTTATTTTTTAACAAAGGTAGTGTTGGAGCAGATCAAAGTAAAAAATGGTATAGAATACAGTCTCACTTTTATACCAGCGCTCAACTCACAGGTCAATTAGATAAAAGAGATTTTGACTTTGCGCTAAGAAGTGTTCCTTTATATCATTTCTCTGAATTTAATGCAAACCCATTACAAAACCCATATAAGTCATCTATAAGTTATGGTGCAAACTGGATTTTTGTACAAAACAAAAAGTCTCAACGTACAGGTTTCTTTAATCTTAATATAGCAGGACGTGCCCAAATTAGTTATTATAATGATGGCGGTCCTATTTTAAAAATAGCAGGAGATAAAAGAGATAGATATTATACAGGAGGTGTAATAATTTCTTATCACGGTAATAATGAAGATCAGATTAATTTAATCGAATTAAGCTATCATAAATACACTGGTTATCAAGAGTATGCTTTTGATGTAGCTGATAAGCTGCAAATAGACTTCCTTAACTATAACGATGAAAATCAATTTTCATACAATCAACAAAGATGGAAACTAAATATTTCTAATATCAAAAATGGATTTGGTGGGAGCATTTCCCTTTATAACAGAAACAGTATAGATTTACAAGATTTCTTACATTTTAACACAAATGTTCCTTATCATCCTGATTACTACAGAGGTTATAGATGGATGTTTGGTGGAAGGTATGAATACAATCAAATAATATTATCACAATGA
- a CDS encoding helix-turn-helix domain-containing protein, with protein MTENKELDLAWNFVNNTDRNVFLTGKAGTGKTTFLHKLKMQSLKRMVVVAPTGVAAINAKGVTIHSFFQMPFGPLLPDTDLNNTSSGFNRKFSKTKINIIKSLDLLVIDEISMVRADLLDGIDRVLRRFKNRNKVFGGVQLLMIGDLQQLSPIIKENEWELLKPFYKNGFFFSSQAYIQSEAITIELSHIYRQDNPKFINILNEIRTNTLTQASADELNKRYKPDFVPDEKEGYISLTTHNNKAENTNNRELDKLKTKAYTYKAEVEGKFPEYAYPNKETLTLKVGAQVMFIKNDSSPEKRYFNGKIGKVIHLDIDEVIVNCQEDDFNIVTTPEIWENINYSVDAETKAITENKIGAYTQMPLRLAWSITIHKSQGLTFEKAIIDAQGAFAHGQTYVALSRCKSLEGLVLNSKINSSHIISDSNVLSFNKMAGENQPDEHVLQASKSEFQLNLIAELFDFYKFLYPIGRLLDIYYKNKTSIEGQIEDPLNTMKSCVTNLLKVANAFKAELVNLTETSKEPESNKALQERFIKAISYFSNQTKLQISPAVKSFGFTTDNKTIEKDLFKQFDTLEELLATKLLYFEGLTAGFNVNTFLELRAKSVFLAKEKPKKPRKTVIDGTTNIELFELLRELRNDIAKQEDLIHYQVFTQKALYDMCETLPTNKKELMQVNGMGKVRVEKYGSAIMEVIRAYCDEHDIETSAASEIDFFEDPKPKRKKGDTKKISLDLFKTGKSAEAIALERDLNVNTIMGHLASFIPSGEVKVTDLISKTHYEELKTIIPKTKFENLSDLKHKIDAKYTYGELRLVVDDLFK; from the coding sequence ATGACTGAAAATAAAGAACTTGATTTAGCTTGGAATTTTGTTAATAATACAGATAGAAATGTGTTTTTAACAGGAAAAGCGGGTACTGGTAAAACGACTTTCCTACATAAGCTAAAAATGCAATCTTTAAAGCGTATGGTTGTAGTGGCTCCTACAGGAGTTGCAGCTATAAATGCTAAAGGCGTGACAATACATTCCTTTTTTCAGATGCCTTTTGGCCCGCTTTTACCAGATACAGACTTAAACAATACGTCTTCTGGTTTTAACCGTAAATTCAGTAAGACTAAAATCAATATTATTAAATCTCTGGATTTATTGGTCATTGATGAGATTAGTATGGTACGTGCCGATTTATTAGATGGCATAGATAGAGTTTTAAGACGCTTTAAAAACAGAAATAAAGTATTTGGAGGTGTTCAATTATTAATGATAGGCGATTTACAACAGTTATCACCTATAATAAAAGAAAATGAGTGGGAATTACTTAAGCCTTTTTATAAAAACGGATTCTTTTTTAGTAGCCAGGCGTATATACAAAGTGAAGCCATTACAATTGAATTAAGCCATATCTACAGACAGGATAACCCTAAGTTTATTAATATTCTTAATGAGATTCGAACCAATACACTAACACAGGCTTCGGCAGATGAATTAAACAAACGTTACAAACCCGATTTTGTACCAGATGAAAAGGAAGGATATATATCGTTAACAACGCATAATAATAAGGCAGAAAACACCAATAATAGAGAATTAGATAAGCTTAAAACGAAAGCTTATACCTATAAGGCTGAAGTTGAAGGTAAGTTCCCTGAATATGCTTACCCTAATAAAGAAACCTTAACTTTAAAAGTTGGAGCTCAGGTCATGTTTATTAAAAATGATAGCTCACCTGAAAAACGCTATTTTAATGGGAAAATTGGCAAAGTAATTCATTTGGACATAGACGAAGTGATTGTAAATTGTCAGGAAGATGATTTTAATATTGTAACCACACCAGAAATATGGGAGAATATTAATTATAGCGTAGATGCAGAAACTAAAGCCATCACCGAAAACAAAATAGGTGCTTATACACAAATGCCCTTGCGATTGGCATGGTCAATAACCATACATAAAAGTCAAGGCTTAACTTTCGAAAAAGCCATAATAGATGCTCAAGGAGCCTTTGCTCATGGTCAAACTTATGTAGCATTAAGTAGATGTAAATCTTTAGAAGGTTTAGTGTTAAATAGTAAAATAAATTCCAGTCATATTATTAGTGATAGTAATGTGTTGTCGTTTAATAAAATGGCAGGAGAAAATCAGCCAGACGAACATGTTTTGCAAGCATCGAAATCGGAATTTCAGTTGAATTTAATAGCAGAATTGTTCGATTTTTATAAATTTCTTTATCCGATAGGACGGCTACTAGATATCTATTATAAAAATAAGACCAGCATAGAAGGGCAAATTGAAGACCCTTTAAACACGATGAAGTCCTGCGTAACAAATTTACTTAAAGTAGCCAATGCATTTAAAGCAGAACTAGTCAATTTAACAGAAACGTCTAAAGAACCAGAATCTAATAAAGCACTTCAAGAACGCTTTATAAAAGCAATTAGTTATTTTAGTAATCAGACAAAATTGCAAATAAGCCCAGCAGTTAAATCTTTTGGTTTTACGACAGATAACAAAACCATAGAAAAAGATCTTTTTAAACAGTTTGATACTTTAGAAGAATTATTAGCTACCAAATTATTGTATTTTGAAGGCCTAACAGCTGGTTTTAATGTCAATACTTTTTTAGAATTAAGAGCCAAATCTGTTTTTCTTGCTAAAGAAAAACCTAAAAAACCTAGAAAAACAGTAATTGATGGCACTACAAATATTGAGTTATTTGAATTGTTACGTGAGTTGCGAAATGATATAGCTAAGCAAGAAGACTTGATACATTATCAAGTATTTACACAAAAGGCTTTGTATGATATGTGTGAAACCTTACCAACTAATAAAAAAGAGTTAATGCAGGTTAATGGTATGGGAAAGGTTCGGGTTGAAAAATACGGAAGTGCTATTATGGAAGTGATTAGAGCATATTGTGACGAGCATGATATAGAAACATCTGCAGCCAGTGAGATTGATTTTTTTGAGGATCCAAAACCAAAACGTAAGAAGGGTGATACTAAAAAGATTTCTTTAGATTTATTTAAAACAGGTAAATCTGCTGAAGCCATCGCTTTAGAGCGCGATTTGAATGTCAATACCATTATGGGACATTTGGCAAGCTTTATACCCTCTGGCGAAGTAAAAGTAACCGATTTAATTTCTAAAACCCATTACGAGGAACTTAAAACGATTATTCCCAAAACAAAATTTGAAAATCTATCCGATTTAAAACACAAAATTGATGCTAAATATACTTACGGAGAACTACGTTTGGTAGTTGACGATTTATTTAAATGA